A window from Mytilus galloprovincialis chromosome 8, xbMytGall1.hap1.1, whole genome shotgun sequence encodes these proteins:
- the LOC143084824 gene encoding uncharacterized protein LOC143084824 — protein MGDVFSKKEGKSPTRNPTQIARDTNLHTNKVLSKSTPDLFEEQKPRRRKFVKIGNIKVSIIQGKIAEENADVIVNSVNSDLDLETGRGSKALADSGGDAIQKECEENYPGGITENEVAVTNGGNLKCRKVYHVTLPKWEDNNKQAITTAMTNCLTMAEQYGVSSLVFPPFGSGYLNYPDDILTDTMLQSVVDFEQLFHSTSIDSIVIVCHRTQNSVYRAFERKARELSGAVSQGGSHSCKCGHINVIIQKGTITKQRCDVMVITASKELKLKYGALSKSVLDAAGPDIQTACDNNYPSGVDYTEVAATRAYKLHCRFVYFGSLPDWKNTSDNPQQVLTDFITNCLEKAHSHDAKYLAFPTLGTGALKYPPDVMAKTMESCIRKFDLKHGDTKLQHIYIVVFDRSKDCMVVENALLKEFQVSRGLTLKMPSAPPPTVEPSAPPESPAPGTPAFFLWMYQYQDKPPSYWSIFGPAKSLKEWNSQTKRERYKLVKVTRQIETAVSKIVEETWIPKFVGKGRDGAGLEDLNYTNIQVTKVERIENTELFEKYVQMRGKLFHKAGVLETPFGQLGDLPSGVKKRRIFTTGKADKNVFTDVYPEINEHYLFHGTQEDRISTIATQGFDIRLTDKAMFGAAVYASESSTKADQYADKKSERDKAKPKKMILLRMALGEIFVTETEKKFARPPCKSCEKDKCTDPSHNSSGHGSYDSVVVDGLWNFREFLAFDAAQCYPEYVITYQRV, from the exons ATGGGTGATGTTTTTAGTAAGAAGGAAGGGAAATCTCCAACAAGAAACCCGACACAGATAGCCAGGGACACCAACTTACATACAAATAAAG TTTTATCAAAGTCTACACCAGACTTATTTGAGGAACAAAAACCAAGACGGAGAAAGTTTGTAAAGATTGGAAATATCAAAGTTAGCATAATACAGGGAAAGATAGCTGAAGAGAAC GCAGATGTAATTGTAAATAGTGTGAacagtgaccttgaccttgaAACGGGTCGTGGGTCAAAGGCTTTAGCTGACAGTGGGGGTGATGCAATTCAGAAAGAATGTGAGGAGAACTATCCAGGGGGGATAACTGAGAATGAAGTTGCTGTAACCAATGGTGGAAATCTAAAATGTCGTAAAGTGTATCATGTGACCTTACCTAAATGGGAGGACAACAACAAACAG GCAATAACCACAGCTATGACCAACTGTCTAACTATGGCAGAACAGTATGGAGTTTCTTCCCTTGTTTTTCCTCCCTTTGGATCAGGATACTTGAACTACCCAGATGATATATTGACAGATACCATGCTTCAGTCAGTCGTGGACTTTGAACAGTTATTTCATTCCACTTCTATCGATTCTATTGTTATAGTTTGTCATAGAACACAGAATTCTGTATATAGG GCATTTGAAAGGAAAGCAAGGGAATTATCAG GTGCTGTATCTCAGGGCGGCAGTCATTCCTGTAAATGTGGACATATTAATGTTATAATACAGAAAGGGACTATCACTAAACAAAGG tgTGATGTGATGGTTATAACAGCATCTAAAGAATTAAAGTTAAAGTATGGTGCGCTATCTAAGTCAGTTCTAGATGCTGCAGGACCAGACATACAGACTGCTTGTGATAATAACTATCCCTCCGGAGTGGACTATACAGAGGTGGCAGCTACCCGAGCATACAAACTTCATTGTAGATTTGTTTACTTTGGTTCTTTACCTGATTGGAAAAATACCTCAGATAATCCGCAACAG GTTCTGACAGATTTTATCACTAACTGTCTAGAGAAGGCACATAGCCATGACGCCAAGTATTTAGCCTTTCCCACCCTCGGGACAGGAGCTCTAAAGTACCCCCCTGATGTGATGGCTAAGACTATGGAGAGTTGTATCAGAAAGTTTGATCTGAAGCATGGTGACACAAAGTTACAACACATCTATATTGTTGTCTTTGATAGGAGTAAAGACTGTATGGTGGTGGAAAAT GCTTTGCTAAAGGAATTTCAAGTATCAAGAG GTCTGACATTAAAGATGCCATCAGCCCCACCCCCTACAGTCGAGCCATCTGCCCCACCCGAGTCCCCAGCTCCAGGAACACCAGCTTTCTTTCTGTGGATGTACCAGTACCAGGACAAGCCTCCTAGTTACTGGTCCATATTTGGTCCAGCCAAGTCCCTGAAGGAATGGAACTCACAGACCAAGAGAGAACGTTATAAACTAGTTAAAGTGACTAGACAGATAGAAACAGCTGTCAGTAAAATTGTGGAAGAGACATGGATACCGAAATTCGTTGGAAAAGGTCGTGATGGTGCTGGCTTGGAAGACTTGAATTATACGAACATTCAAGTGACAAAAGTTGAAAGGATTGAAAATACAGAACTGTTTGAAAAGTATGTTCAGATGAGAGGAAAACTATTCCATAAAGCTGGAGTACTAGAAACACCTTTTGGTCAGTTAGGAGATCTTCCTAGTGGGGTTAAAAAAAGGAGAATTTTTACCACTGGAAAAGCTGATAAGAATGTTTTTACCGATGTTTACCCTGAGATAAATGAGCACTATCTATTCCATGGTACCCAGGAAGATAGGATTTCAACGATCGCCACACAAGGATTTGACATCAGACTGACGGACAAGGCCATGTTTGGAGCAGCCGTCTACGCATCAGAAAGCTCAACAAAGGCAGATCAGTATGCAG ataaaaAAAGTGAAAGGGACAAAGCTAAGCCAAAGAAGATGATTCTGTTGAGAATGGCTCTTGGAGAAATCTTTGTGACTGAAACAGAGAAGAAGTTTGCCCGTCCCCCATGTAAATCTTGTGAGAAAGACAAATGTACTGATCCTTCCCATAATTCCTCAGGACACGGATCATATGACTCAGTTGTTGTTGATGGGTTGTGGAATTTCCGTGAGTTTCTTGCTTTTGATGCAGCACAGTGTTATCCAGAGTATGTGATTACTTATCAGCGAGTATAA